The Nocardioides campestrisoli genome includes a window with the following:
- a CDS encoding patatin-like phospholipase family protein: MTTTAFVLGGGGVLGAVEVGMLRALLEHGITPDLVVGTSIGALNGALVAQDPTPAVVERLTRLWATAATGREVYGDRPLRTVRRALSSRTHVYSSAPLTRLLREELGDVRFEELPVRFQVCAASIERSAEHWFDSGPVVEAVVASAAVPGLLPPARVGDEHYLDGGIVNSIPLGRAVELGATRVFVLQVGRVDRPLTPPTKPWEVARVSFEIARRHRFVRELAALPDGVTAHVLPAAGTSSKDDSLLAHRDFASVERRIEQTYAAARDHLRTHLP; the protein is encoded by the coding sequence GTGACCACCACCGCGTTCGTCCTCGGCGGCGGCGGGGTGCTGGGGGCGGTCGAGGTGGGCATGCTCCGCGCCCTGCTGGAGCACGGCATCACCCCCGACCTCGTGGTCGGCACCAGCATCGGGGCGCTCAACGGCGCCCTGGTCGCCCAGGACCCCACCCCCGCGGTGGTGGAGCGGCTGACCAGGCTCTGGGCCACCGCCGCCACCGGGCGTGAGGTGTACGGCGACCGCCCGCTGCGCACGGTGCGCCGAGCGCTCTCGTCGCGCACGCACGTCTACTCCTCCGCCCCGCTCACCCGGCTGCTCCGCGAGGAGCTCGGCGACGTGCGGTTCGAGGAGCTCCCGGTCCGGTTCCAGGTGTGCGCGGCCAGCATCGAGCGCTCCGCCGAGCACTGGTTCGACTCCGGGCCGGTGGTCGAGGCGGTGGTGGCGAGCGCCGCCGTCCCCGGACTGCTCCCGCCCGCCCGGGTCGGCGACGAGCACTACCTGGACGGGGGCATCGTCAACTCCATCCCCCTGGGCCGCGCGGTCGAGCTGGGTGCCACCCGGGTCTTCGTGCTCCAGGTGGGCCGGGTGGACCGACCGCTGACCCCGCCCACCAAGCCGTGGGAGGTCGCCCGGGTCTCCTTCGAGATCGCCCGGCGGCACCGGTTCGTCCGCGAGCTCGCCGCCCTGCCCGACGGGGTGACCGCGCACGTGCTGCCCGCGGCCGGCACCTCGTCCAAGGACGACTCGCTCCTGGCCCACCGGGACTTCGCCAGCGTGGAGCGGCGGATCGAGCAGACGTACGCCGCGGCCCGCGACCACCTGCGCACCCACCTGCCATGA
- the recF gene encoding DNA replication/repair protein RecF (All proteins in this family for which functions are known are DNA-binding proteins that assist the filamentation of RecA onto DNA for the initiation of recombination or recombinational repair.), whose translation MHVSHLQLHDFRSYADLDVALEPGATAFVGRNGQGKTNLVEAIDYLSRLGSHRVATDAPLVRSGADQALVRAVVVKDGRPATLEVELNPGRANRARINRSPLPRPRELLGLVRTVVFSPEDLTLVKGDPSDRRRFLDDLLVLRTPRLAGARADYDRILRQRNSLLKTAGAARRGGSSAESALSTLVVWDAHLARVGAELLGERLALVEALRPYVGKAYEAVARGASRDDAEIDYRCSFELDPATRDPAALEERILAELEVRRRDELDRGVSLVGPHRDDLLLTLGNGDLRLPVKGYASHGESWSFALALKLASYDLLRSEGDDPILILDDVFAELDTGRRQQLAELVAGAEQVLVTAAVPEDVPEALAGARFHVGDGEVRRA comes from the coding sequence GTGCACGTCTCGCACCTCCAGCTCCACGACTTCCGCTCCTACGCCGACCTCGACGTCGCGCTGGAGCCGGGGGCGACCGCGTTCGTGGGCCGCAACGGCCAGGGCAAGACCAACCTGGTCGAGGCGATCGACTACCTCTCCCGGCTCGGCTCGCACCGGGTCGCCACCGACGCCCCCCTGGTCCGCTCCGGCGCCGACCAGGCGCTGGTCCGCGCGGTCGTGGTCAAGGACGGGCGGCCGGCGACCCTCGAGGTCGAGCTCAACCCGGGGCGGGCCAACCGTGCCCGGATCAACCGGTCCCCGCTCCCCCGCCCCCGCGAGCTGCTCGGGCTGGTCCGCACGGTGGTCTTCTCCCCCGAGGACCTCACCCTGGTCAAGGGTGACCCGAGCGACCGGCGGCGGTTCCTCGACGACCTGCTGGTGCTGCGTACCCCCCGGCTGGCGGGCGCCCGGGCCGACTACGACCGGATCCTGCGCCAGCGCAACTCGCTGCTGAAGACCGCCGGCGCCGCGCGCCGAGGCGGCTCGTCGGCCGAGTCGGCGCTCTCCACCCTGGTGGTCTGGGACGCCCACCTGGCCCGCGTCGGCGCGGAGCTGCTCGGCGAGCGGCTCGCCCTGGTCGAGGCGCTGCGCCCGTACGTCGGCAAGGCCTACGAGGCGGTCGCCCGCGGGGCCTCGCGCGACGACGCCGAGATCGACTACCGCTGCTCGTTCGAGCTGGACCCCGCCACCCGCGACCCGGCGGCGCTGGAGGAGCGGATCCTCGCCGAGCTCGAGGTCCGGCGCCGCGACGAGCTCGACCGCGGGGTCTCGCTGGTGGGACCGCACCGCGACGACCTGTTGCTGACCCTGGGCAACGGCGACCTCCGGCTCCCGGTCAAGGGCTACGCCTCGCACGGGGAGTCCTGGTCGTTCGCGCTGGCCCTCAAGCTGGCCTCCTACGACCTGCTGCGCAGCGAGGGCGACGACCCGATCCTGATCCTGGACGACGTCTTCGCCGAGCTCGACACGGGCCGGCGCCAGCAGCTGGCCGAGCTGGTCGCGGGCGCAGAGCAGGTGCTGGTCACCGCGGCGGTGCCCGAGGACGTGCCCGAGGCCCTCGCGGGTGCCAGGTTCCACGTCGGCGACGGGGAGGTGCGGCGTGCCTGA
- a CDS encoding SURF1 family protein, whose product MSLSPLFRPVALGAHLLALVLVSIAVLLGFWQLGSWQEQREDEATNRQALEPVPLADALGPDQPFPKAEVGRSVEVSGTWLPDSTLYVSDRPHGEDDGYWAVTPVAVGSGPGTDPATAPALLVVRGWVSDPAEDTIAPQGPVELVGWLQPPEGTSGVVDDDSSDAVIPQMRMADAIQHVDQDLYGGYLVLDPERAAAAEVTEAADGLAPVDLEQLPDVAASTGLKNLLYGVEWFIFAAFAAFIWLRWCADEVARAREERLQPAGNLEA is encoded by the coding sequence GTGTCACTCTCCCCCTTGTTCCGCCCGGTGGCTCTGGGGGCCCACCTGCTGGCGCTCGTCCTCGTGTCGATCGCCGTCCTCCTCGGCTTCTGGCAGCTCGGCTCCTGGCAGGAGCAGCGCGAGGACGAGGCCACCAACCGCCAGGCGCTCGAGCCGGTGCCGTTGGCTGACGCACTGGGCCCCGACCAGCCGTTCCCCAAGGCCGAGGTCGGCCGCTCGGTCGAGGTGAGCGGGACCTGGCTGCCCGACTCCACCCTCTACGTGTCCGACCGCCCGCACGGGGAGGACGACGGCTACTGGGCCGTCACGCCGGTCGCGGTCGGCAGCGGCCCCGGTACTGATCCCGCGACCGCCCCGGCGCTGCTGGTGGTGCGCGGCTGGGTGAGCGACCCCGCCGAGGACACCATCGCCCCGCAGGGACCGGTCGAGCTGGTCGGCTGGCTGCAGCCGCCGGAGGGGACCAGCGGCGTCGTCGACGACGACTCGAGCGACGCGGTGATCCCCCAGATGCGGATGGCCGACGCGATCCAGCACGTCGACCAGGACCTGTACGGCGGGTACCTGGTCCTCGACCCCGAGCGCGCCGCGGCGGCCGAGGTGACCGAGGCCGCCGACGGCCTGGCCCCGGTCGACCTGGAGCAGCTGCCCGACGTCGCGGCCAGCACCGGCCTGAAGAACCTGCTCTACGGGGTGGAGTGGTTCATCTTCGCCGCGTTCGCGGCCTTCATCTGGCTGCGCTGGTGCGCCGACGAGGTGGCCCGGGCGCGTGAGGAGCGGTTGCAACCCGCGGGTAACCTCGAAGCGTGA
- a CDS encoding DUF3566 domain-containing protein, producing the protein MAEGAQARKRGPEDTVMRSALPGRIGATLSKAAEEHRNTATMRPSTAGAKQPRRARLRLTRLDPWSVMKTSFLLSVAFGIVTFVAVTIIWSVLGAAGVWESINETVASVADPKDSPSAFDITEYVGMSRVLGFTALVAAIDVILITAIATLAAFLYNMSAALLGGIEVTLAEDQR; encoded by the coding sequence ATGGCGGAGGGAGCCCAGGCGCGCAAGCGCGGACCTGAGGACACGGTGATGCGCTCGGCCCTGCCGGGCCGGATCGGCGCCACGTTGAGCAAGGCGGCGGAGGAGCATCGCAACACCGCCACCATGCGGCCCTCGACGGCCGGGGCCAAGCAGCCGCGGCGGGCGCGGCTGCGGCTGACCCGGCTGGACCCGTGGTCGGTGATGAAGACCTCGTTCCTGCTCTCGGTGGCCTTCGGCATCGTCACCTTCGTGGCCGTCACCATCATCTGGTCGGTGCTGGGCGCGGCGGGGGTGTGGGAGTCGATCAACGAGACGGTGGCCAGCGTCGCCGACCCGAAGGACTCCCCCAGCGCCTTCGACATCACCGAGTACGTCGGGATGTCCCGGGTGCTCGGCTTCACCGCCCTGGTGGCGGCGATCGACGTCATCCTGATCACCGCGATCGCCACGCTGGCGGCGTTCCTCTACAACATGTCCGCGGCGCTGCTCGGCGGCATCGAGGTCACCCTCGCGGAGGACCAGCGCTGA
- the gnd gene encoding phosphogluconate dehydrogenase (NAD(+)-dependent, decarboxylating), with amino-acid sequence MEIGLVGLGKMGGNMRERLRRGGHTVVGFDHDPERRDVDSLEQMVDRLDAPRVVWVMVPAGEATAQTVTALGDLLEAGDVVVDGGNSRWTDDLEHAAQLAEKGIGYVDCGVSGGVWGLENGYALMYGGAPEDVAKVQPAFDTLKPEGEFGAVHAGKVGAGHFSKMVHNGIEYAIMQSYAEGWELLEAADLVDNTTEVLRSWREGTVIRSWLLDLLVAALDQEPGLAGIRGYAEDSGEGRWTVEAAIENSVAVPAITAALFARFVSRQDDSPAMKAIAAMRNQFGGHAMHTPAPEGGDVAGQTGPDEAPEARAAGAGSDSEPAES; translated from the coding sequence CGGCGGGCACACCGTGGTCGGCTTCGACCACGACCCGGAGCGCCGCGACGTCGACTCGCTGGAGCAGATGGTCGACCGGCTCGACGCCCCGCGCGTGGTCTGGGTCATGGTGCCGGCAGGCGAGGCCACCGCGCAGACAGTCACCGCGCTCGGTGACCTGCTCGAGGCCGGCGACGTGGTCGTCGACGGCGGCAACTCGCGCTGGACCGACGACCTGGAGCACGCCGCCCAGCTCGCCGAGAAGGGGATCGGCTACGTCGACTGCGGCGTCTCCGGCGGCGTCTGGGGCCTGGAGAACGGCTACGCCCTGATGTACGGCGGTGCCCCCGAGGACGTCGCGAAGGTGCAACCGGCCTTCGACACGCTCAAGCCCGAGGGCGAGTTCGGTGCCGTGCACGCGGGCAAGGTGGGTGCCGGGCACTTCTCCAAGATGGTCCACAACGGCATCGAGTACGCGATCATGCAGAGCTACGCCGAGGGCTGGGAGCTGCTCGAGGCCGCAGACCTCGTCGACAACACCACCGAGGTGCTCCGCTCGTGGCGCGAGGGCACGGTCATCCGGTCCTGGCTGCTCGACCTGCTGGTCGCGGCGCTGGACCAGGAGCCCGGCCTGGCGGGGATCCGCGGCTACGCCGAGGACTCCGGGGAGGGCCGGTGGACCGTCGAGGCGGCGATCGAGAACTCGGTGGCCGTCCCGGCGATCACCGCCGCGCTCTTCGCCCGGTTCGTCTCCCGGCAGGACGACAGCCCCGCGATGAAGGCGATCGCGGCGATGCGCAACCAGTTCGGCGGGCACGCGATGCACACCCCGGCGCCCGAGGGCGGCGACGTGGCCGGCCAGACCGGACCCGACGAGGCCCCCGAGGCCCGGGCGGCCGGTGCCGGCTCCGACTCGGAGCCGGCGGAGAGCTAG
- a CDS encoding DLW-39 family protein, whose amino-acid sequence MKKLVLVLLAAAGVALAKKKIDEGRTEQALWAEATDSVEKA is encoded by the coding sequence GTGAAGAAGCTCGTGCTGGTCCTGCTCGCGGCGGCCGGTGTCGCCCTCGCCAAGAAGAAGATCGACGAGGGCCGGACCGAGCAGGCCCTGTGGGCAGAGGCCACGGACTCCGTCGAGAAGGCCTGA
- the gyrA gene encoding DNA gyrase subunit A — translation MKRSYIDYAMAVIVGRALPDVRDGLKPVHRRILYAMYDGGYRPDRGFSKCSRVVGDVMGQYHPHGDSAIYDTMVRLAQPWVMRNPLINGQGNFGSPGNDPAAAMRYTECRMAPLALEMVRDIEKDTVDFQPNYDGRSSEPTILPSRFPNLLVNGSAGIAVGMATSIPPHNLREVADGAIWALEHPDASREELQEAMIERIKGPDFPMGALIVGRQGIEQTYRTGRGSITQRAVVEIDEDAKGRTCLMISELPYMVNPDNLALKIAELVDNGRIQGIADVRDDTSSRTGQRLVVVLKRDAVARVVLNNLFKHTELQSNFSANMLALVDGVPRTLTIDQFISHWVTHQIEVIQRRTRFLLAKAEEDAHIWRGLVKALDMLDEVIALIRRSPDVDEARTGLIALLDVDEIQADAILAMQLRRLAALERQKIIDKLAELEREIADLKDILANEPRQRQIVIDELTEVSERYGDDRRTQIIAADGDLSMEDLIPDEELVVSITRGGYAKRTRRDQYRIQKRGGKGVRGATLRGDDVVEHFIATTNHHWLLFFTTAGRVYRTKAYNLPEASRDAKGGHVAGLLSFQPDESIAQVLAIRDYEQAPYLVLATKQGLVKKTRLGDYNSPRQAGVIAINFRHDDDELIGAELVNSEDHILLVSRKGQAVRFRADDSQLRPMGRATGGVTGMKFRDGDSLLSMSIIRAAQVEAEDAAGEAGVSVEEAAATTAGGGEQPVGEQGPWFGLHPQYVFTITDGGFAKRTPIPEYRVQSRGGIGIRAMSLANAERGQLVGAFIVEEGDEILSITAGGQVVRSPINENFRPTGRSTMGVKFVSPKAGDSVVVVARSMEAREDATIEDEGAAPDGGDLEQSQTDADQVDAAQVDAAEPETETPETPEDGS, via the coding sequence ATGAAGCGCTCCTACATCGACTACGCGATGGCCGTCATCGTCGGCCGGGCGCTGCCCGACGTGCGCGACGGCCTCAAGCCCGTGCACCGCCGGATCCTCTACGCGATGTACGACGGCGGCTACCGCCCCGACCGCGGCTTCTCCAAGTGCTCCCGCGTCGTCGGCGACGTGATGGGTCAGTACCACCCGCACGGCGACTCCGCGATCTACGACACCATGGTCCGGCTCGCCCAGCCGTGGGTGATGCGCAACCCCCTGATCAACGGGCAGGGCAACTTCGGCTCGCCGGGCAACGACCCCGCGGCCGCCATGCGGTACACCGAGTGCCGGATGGCTCCGCTGGCCCTGGAGATGGTCCGTGACATCGAGAAGGACACGGTCGACTTCCAGCCCAACTACGACGGCCGCTCCTCCGAGCCCACCATCCTGCCCAGCCGGTTCCCCAACCTGCTGGTCAACGGATCGGCCGGCATCGCGGTCGGCATGGCCACCAGCATCCCGCCGCACAACCTCCGCGAGGTCGCCGACGGCGCGATCTGGGCGCTGGAGCACCCCGACGCCTCGCGCGAGGAGCTGCAGGAGGCGATGATCGAGCGGATCAAGGGCCCCGACTTCCCGATGGGCGCGCTGATCGTCGGCCGCCAGGGGATCGAGCAGACCTACCGCACCGGCCGGGGGTCGATCACCCAGCGGGCCGTGGTGGAGATCGACGAGGACGCCAAGGGCCGCACCTGCCTGATGATCTCCGAGCTGCCCTACATGGTGAACCCGGACAACCTGGCGCTCAAGATCGCCGAGCTGGTCGACAACGGCCGGATCCAGGGCATCGCCGACGTCCGCGACGACACCTCCTCGCGCACCGGCCAGCGGCTCGTCGTCGTGCTCAAGCGCGACGCGGTCGCCCGGGTGGTGCTCAACAACCTGTTCAAGCACACCGAGCTGCAGTCCAACTTCAGCGCCAACATGCTGGCCCTGGTCGACGGCGTGCCGCGCACCCTGACCATCGACCAGTTCATCAGCCACTGGGTGACCCACCAGATCGAGGTCATCCAGCGCCGGACGCGCTTCCTGCTCGCCAAGGCCGAGGAGGACGCCCACATCTGGCGCGGCCTGGTCAAGGCCCTGGACATGCTCGACGAGGTGATCGCGCTCATCCGCCGCTCCCCCGACGTGGACGAGGCGCGGACGGGGCTGATCGCCCTGCTCGACGTCGACGAGATCCAGGCGGACGCGATCCTGGCGATGCAGCTGCGTCGTCTCGCGGCCCTGGAGCGGCAGAAGATCATCGACAAGCTCGCCGAGCTCGAGCGCGAGATCGCCGACCTCAAGGACATCCTGGCCAACGAGCCCCGCCAGCGGCAGATCGTGATCGACGAGCTGACCGAGGTGTCGGAGAGGTACGGCGACGACCGGCGTACCCAGATCATCGCCGCCGACGGCGACCTCTCGATGGAGGACCTGATCCCCGACGAGGAGCTGGTCGTCTCCATCACCCGGGGCGGCTACGCCAAGCGCACCCGGCGCGACCAGTACCGGATCCAGAAGCGCGGCGGCAAGGGCGTGCGCGGCGCGACCCTGCGCGGTGACGACGTGGTGGAGCACTTCATCGCCACCACCAACCACCACTGGCTGCTCTTCTTCACCACCGCCGGCCGGGTCTACCGGACCAAGGCCTACAACCTGCCCGAGGCCTCGCGCGACGCCAAGGGCGGGCACGTCGCCGGACTGCTCTCCTTCCAGCCCGACGAGTCGATCGCCCAGGTGCTGGCGATCCGCGACTACGAGCAGGCGCCGTACCTGGTGCTGGCCACCAAGCAGGGCCTGGTGAAGAAGACCCGGCTGGGCGACTACAACTCCCCCCGCCAGGCCGGCGTGATCGCGATCAACTTCCGCCACGACGACGACGAGCTGATCGGCGCCGAGCTGGTCAACTCCGAGGACCACATCCTGCTGGTCTCCCGCAAGGGCCAGGCGGTGCGGTTCCGCGCCGACGACTCCCAGCTGCGGCCGATGGGCCGGGCCACGGGCGGCGTGACCGGGATGAAGTTCCGGGACGGCGACTCGCTGCTGTCGATGTCGATCATCCGGGCCGCCCAGGTCGAGGCGGAGGATGCTGCCGGCGAGGCCGGCGTCTCGGTCGAGGAGGCGGCCGCCACGACCGCCGGCGGCGGCGAGCAGCCGGTCGGCGAGCAGGGTCCCTGGTTCGGCCTGCACCCGCAGTACGTCTTCACCATCACCGACGGCGGCTTCGCCAAGCGCACCCCGATCCCGGAGTACCGCGTGCAGTCGCGCGGCGGCATCGGCATCCGGGCGATGTCCCTGGCCAACGCCGAGCGCGGCCAGCTGGTCGGCGCGTTCATCGTCGAGGAGGGTGACGAGATCCTCTCGATCACCGCCGGTGGCCAGGTCGTGCGCAGCCCGATCAACGAGAACTTCCGGCCCACCGGGCGCTCGACCATGGGGGTCAAGTTCGTCTCCCCCAAGGCCGGCGACTCGGTCGTCGTGGTTGCCCGCTCGATGGAAGCCCGCGAGGATGCAACAATCGAGGACGAGGGTGCGGCTCCGGACGGGGGCGACCTCGAGCAGAGCCAGACCGATGCAGACCAGGTCGACGCAGCGCAGGTCGACGCAGCAGAGCCCGAGACCGAGACACCCGAGACCCCTGAGGATGGTTCCTGA
- the gyrB gene encoding DNA topoisomerase (ATP-hydrolyzing) subunit B, with protein sequence MSAESPVEDLNTGQSSTASDGEYDASAIQVLEGLEAVRKRPGMYIGSTGARGLHHLIWEVVDNSVDEALAGHCDRIVLTLQDDGGVRVEDNGRGIPTGIHPTEGISALTMALTMLHAGGKFGGGGYKVSGGLHGVGISVVNALSTRVIAEVKNRGHLWRQSFHIGVPEADLAEVRPMEEGERTGTTIIFYPSPDIFETVEFDLETITNRLREMAFLNKGLEIVIRDERPAAEAVADAVEDATVPDEVDEPGDNALRRAAGGGVERRFKFDRGIVDYVEHLNRRKEAANASVISFEAQTPAGAQSHMSLEVAMQWNTSFNESVHTFANNINTHEGGTHEEGFRAALTSLVNHWGEEWGLVKKKDDRVSGDDIREGLTAIISIKLGEPQFEGQTKTKLGNTEAKGFTQRVVNDQLGAWLEQNPNEGKEIIRKAQAAASARMAARKARDLARNRKGLLGGGGLPGKLADCQSTNPRECEVFIVEGDSAGGSAKQGRDPRIQAILPIRGKILNVEKARIDKVLGNAEVQAIISALGTGIHEEFDLDKLRYHKVVLMADADVDGHHINTLLLTLLFRFMKPLIEHGYVYMAQPPLYRLRWNKPHEHEFVYSDTERDTLMRDGLEQGKKLPKENPVQRYKGLGEMNADELWETTMDPTQRLMLQVTLDDAAQADEIFSILMGEDVEQRRSFIQRNAKDVRFLDI encoded by the coding sequence GTGAGTGCTGAGTCGCCAGTCGAAGACCTGAACACCGGCCAGTCGAGCACGGCGAGCGACGGCGAGTACGACGCCTCCGCGATCCAGGTGCTCGAGGGCCTCGAGGCGGTCCGCAAGCGCCCCGGCATGTACATCGGCTCGACCGGTGCCCGTGGTCTGCACCACCTGATCTGGGAGGTCGTCGACAACTCCGTCGACGAGGCCCTGGCCGGCCACTGCGACCGCATCGTGCTGACCCTGCAGGACGACGGCGGAGTCCGGGTCGAGGACAACGGCCGAGGCATCCCCACCGGCATCCACCCGACCGAGGGCATCTCCGCCCTCACCATGGCGCTGACCATGCTGCACGCCGGCGGCAAGTTCGGCGGTGGCGGCTACAAGGTCTCCGGCGGCCTGCACGGTGTCGGCATCTCGGTGGTCAACGCGCTCTCGACCCGGGTGATCGCCGAGGTGAAGAACCGGGGCCACCTGTGGCGCCAGTCGTTCCACATCGGCGTCCCCGAGGCCGACCTCGCGGAGGTCCGGCCGATGGAGGAGGGCGAGCGCACCGGCACCACGATCATCTTCTACCCCTCCCCCGACATCTTCGAGACGGTCGAGTTCGACCTGGAGACGATCACCAACCGGCTCCGCGAGATGGCCTTCCTCAACAAGGGCCTGGAGATCGTCATCCGTGACGAGCGCCCGGCCGCGGAGGCGGTGGCCGACGCCGTCGAGGACGCGACCGTCCCCGACGAGGTCGACGAGCCGGGCGACAACGCCCTGCGCCGGGCCGCCGGCGGCGGGGTCGAGCGCCGGTTCAAGTTCGACCGCGGCATCGTCGACTACGTCGAGCACCTCAACCGGCGCAAGGAGGCGGCCAACGCCTCGGTGATCTCCTTCGAGGCCCAGACGCCGGCCGGCGCGCAGAGCCACATGAGCCTCGAGGTGGCGATGCAGTGGAACACCAGCTTCAACGAGTCGGTGCACACCTTCGCCAACAACATCAACACCCACGAGGGCGGCACCCACGAGGAGGGCTTCCGCGCCGCGCTGACCTCCCTGGTCAACCACTGGGGCGAGGAGTGGGGCCTGGTCAAGAAGAAGGACGACCGGGTCTCGGGCGACGACATCCGCGAGGGCCTGACGGCGATCATCTCGATCAAGCTGGGCGAGCCCCAGTTCGAGGGCCAGACCAAGACCAAGCTCGGCAACACCGAGGCCAAGGGCTTCACCCAGCGGGTGGTCAACGACCAGCTGGGCGCCTGGCTGGAGCAGAACCCGAACGAGGGCAAGGAGATCATCCGCAAGGCGCAGGCCGCGGCCTCGGCCCGGATGGCCGCGCGCAAGGCGCGCGACCTGGCCCGCAACCGGAAGGGACTGCTCGGCGGCGGCGGCCTGCCGGGCAAGCTGGCCGACTGCCAGTCGACCAACCCCCGCGAGTGCGAGGTCTTCATCGTCGAGGGTGACTCCGCCGGCGGCTCGGCCAAGCAGGGCCGGGACCCGCGGATCCAGGCGATCCTCCCGATCCGCGGCAAGATCCTCAACGTCGAGAAGGCGCGGATCGACAAGGTGCTCGGCAACGCCGAGGTCCAGGCGATCATCTCGGCGCTGGGCACCGGCATCCACGAGGAGTTCGACCTCGACAAGCTGCGCTACCACAAGGTCGTGCTGATGGCCGACGCCGACGTCGACGGCCACCACATCAACACCCTGCTGCTGACGCTGCTCTTCCGGTTCATGAAGCCGCTGATCGAGCACGGCTACGTCTACATGGCGCAGCCCCCGCTCTACCGGCTGCGCTGGAACAAGCCGCACGAGCACGAGTTCGTCTACTCCGACACCGAGCGCGACACCCTGATGCGCGACGGCCTGGAGCAGGGCAAGAAGCTGCCCAAGGAGAACCCGGTGCAGCGGTACAAGGGTCTGGGCGAGATGAACGCCGACGAGCTGTGGGAGACCACGATGGACCCGACCCAGCGGCTGATGCTGCAGGTCACCCTCGACGACGCGGCCCAGGCCGACGAGATCTTCTCGATCCTCATGGGCGAGGACGTGGAGCAGCGCCGTTCCTTCATCCAGCGCAACGCCAAGGACGTCCGATTCCTCGATATCTAG
- a CDS encoding DciA family protein: MPDSPQRPEEPEQGRHPEQGGTGQAGKPGPAEPGGLPDRPDEPRPEGLDLARAQARATSRLPGAAPARRKRPGSGSGSAFAPRSRGRSLSSGAYPDDRDPQLLGSALERLVRSRAWETDLQVQSVFARWAELVGGEIGDHSTPETLVDGKLVVRTDSTAWATQLRLLAPAVVRRLNGELGDGTVVLIEVLGPHLPSWKKGLRSTRGRGPRDTYG, from the coding sequence GTGCCTGACTCCCCCCAGCGGCCCGAGGAGCCCGAGCAGGGCCGGCATCCTGAGCAGGGCGGGACCGGGCAGGCAGGCAAGCCCGGGCCCGCTGAGCCGGGCGGGCTCCCCGACCGACCGGACGAGCCGCGTCCCGAAGGACTGGACCTGGCCCGGGCGCAGGCCCGCGCCACCTCCCGGCTCCCCGGTGCCGCCCCCGCCCGGCGGAAGCGTCCGGGCAGCGGCAGCGGCAGCGCCTTCGCCCCCAGGTCCCGCGGCCGCAGCCTCAGCTCGGGCGCCTACCCCGACGACCGCGACCCCCAGCTGCTGGGCAGCGCGCTGGAGCGGCTGGTCCGCTCCCGCGCCTGGGAGACCGACCTGCAGGTGCAGAGCGTCTTCGCCCGGTGGGCCGAGCTGGTCGGCGGCGAGATCGGCGACCACTCCACCCCGGAGACCCTGGTCGACGGCAAGCTCGTGGTCCGCACCGACTCCACCGCCTGGGCCACCCAGCTGAGACTGCTCGCGCCGGCGGTCGTGCGCCGGCTCAACGGCGAGCTCGGGGACGGCACCGTGGTGCTGATCGAGGTGCTCGGCCCGCACCTGCCGTCGTGGAAGAAGGGCCTGCGCTCGACCCGGGGCCGGGGGCCACGCGACACCTACGGGTGA
- a CDS encoding DUF3817 domain-containing protein, with protein MKSALTRYRVMAWTVGVLLIVLCLVGVPLSNFDGSEMWGFIPSTPNWFDEGSRADELGEFITGWLGTLHGWLYMLFLIFAFSLARKARWDMPFMLVTLLMGTVPVLSFWSEHRATKRVRAEFADELASGAATPVR; from the coding sequence GTGAAGTCCGCACTGACCCGCTACCGCGTGATGGCCTGGACGGTCGGGGTCCTGCTCATCGTCCTGTGCCTCGTCGGCGTCCCGCTCTCCAACTTCGACGGCTCCGAGATGTGGGGCTTCATCCCCAGCACGCCGAACTGGTTCGACGAGGGCAGCCGGGCCGACGAGCTGGGCGAGTTCATCACCGGCTGGCTCGGCACCCTGCACGGCTGGCTCTACATGCTGTTCCTGATCTTCGCCTTCTCGCTGGCCCGCAAGGCGCGCTGGGACATGCCCTTCATGCTCGTCACCCTGCTGATGGGCACCGTCCCGGTCCTCTCCTTCTGGTCCGAGCACCGAGCCACGAAGCGGGTCCGGGCGGAGTTCGCCGACGAGCTGGCCTCCGGCGCCGCCACCCCCGTGCGATAG